CGCCTTTCTCATCTTCAAATTGTCCACTGCTCTGAAGATACGCGCAGTAGCGTTTTCAAAACATAAGTGAGAGGATATTTTTCTTGTAGAAGGAGTTTATCTGTGGCGTCGGAAACTACGTGACAATCGACTTCGAATCCTGCCAGTAGTCCGGTTGCTCTTCAGTTTTGGGATCACGATGTTCCATCCAGCGCTCAGGCTTTTTCAACTCTTCAAAGCCGAAGCGCCTGTAAAGCTCATGAGCGTCTTTAGTGGCAAGAACCCAGCGGCGAAATCCTTGCAATTTGGGATGAGCCATCATAACTTCCATCAACCACTTGGCAAGACCCTGACCACGGAATTCTTCGATGACGAAAACATCCGCAATCCACGCGAAAGTCGCATAGTCCGTAATGACCCGCGCGAAACCCACCTGCTTTTTGCCTTCATAGATCCCGAACGCTACTGAGTTTCGAATCGAGCGCTCGATGGTTGCCCGCGACCGTCCGGTTGCCCAGTAAGACTGCGTGCTCAAAAAGTTGTGGATCAAATCGAGGTCGAACCGCTTTCGATTCGTGTCA
Above is a window of bacterium DNA encoding:
- a CDS encoding GNAT family N-acetyltransferase, with translation MKWRKNNFEIDTNRKRFDLDLIHNFLSTQSYWATGRSRATIERSIRNSVAFGIYEGKKQVGFARVITDYATFAWIADVFVIEEFRGQGLAKWLMEVMMAHPKLQGFRRWVLATKDAHELYRRFGFEELKKPERWMEHRDPKTEEQPDYWQDSKSIVT